A stretch of Vicinamibacteria bacterium DNA encodes these proteins:
- a CDS encoding prephenate dehydrogenase/arogenate dehydrogenase family protein, with translation MRRRRPVVAIVGLGLIGGSLARALTRAGYRVLGVDRPGVRRRARAQGAVAETMATPEAAARRADVVVLAAPPRANLTLLRRLAARASPRRLVITDVGSVKGPICGLARRLGLGGFVGGHPVAGTEGRGFAAASADLFRGRAWALTPTPPGTRALSRVRALVRAVGARPVTISVRDHDRALAFLSHLPQVVSFALLDAVRHDPVAARHLQLAGPGFRDMTRLARSPRPLWREILGQNRAEVARALKALRGATRT, from the coding sequence GTGAGGAGGCGCAGGCCGGTGGTGGCCATCGTCGGTCTGGGGCTCATCGGCGGATCCCTGGCCCGCGCCCTGACCCGGGCGGGATACCGGGTGCTGGGCGTGGACCGGCCGGGAGTGAGGCGGCGCGCCCGCGCGCAGGGGGCGGTCGCGGAGACCATGGCCACCCCGGAGGCGGCGGCCCGCCGCGCCGACGTGGTCGTGCTGGCCGCGCCCCCCCGTGCCAACCTGACCCTCCTCCGGCGCTTGGCGGCCCGAGCGTCGCCCCGCCGCCTGGTGATCACCGATGTGGGCAGCGTGAAGGGGCCGATCTGCGGGCTGGCGCGGCGGCTGGGCCTCGGTGGGTTCGTGGGCGGCCACCCCGTGGCGGGGACCGAGGGACGGGGATTCGCGGCCGCCTCCGCCGACCTCTTCCGCGGACGGGCCTGGGCGCTCACTCCCACGCCGCCGGGCACCCGCGCCCTCTCTCGGGTGCGCGCGCTGGTGCGCGCGGTGGGGGCCCGGCCGGTGACGATCTCGGTGCGCGACCACGACCGCGCCCTCGCCTTCCTGAGCCACCTCCCCCAGGTCGTGTCCTTCGCCCTCCTGGACGCCGTCCGCCACGACCCCGTGGCCGCCCGCCACCTCCAGCTCGCGGGCCCGGGCTTCCGGGACATGACCCGGCTGGCCAGAAGCCCGCGCCCGCTCTGGCGCGAGATCCTGGGCCAGAACCGGGCCGAGGTCGCGCGCGCCCTGAAGGCCCTGCGGGGCGCGACCCGAACTTGA
- a CDS encoding ABC transporter ATP-binding protein, giving the protein MSVRDAIVVEGLTKVFRQTTAVDRLSFRVGGGRFFGFLGPNGAGKSTTIKMLTGLLRPTAGDAVLEGIRLSKDLLGVKRIIGVLPEELPLYERLTGEEYLHFAGRMYGLGRAETQKRTEELLEFLSLTEDRSKLIVDYSQGMKKKLALAAALIHSPRVLFLDEPLNGIDPVSARVVTDLLQRLTRKGVTLFFTTHVLDVVERLCDEVAIIDRGRIVAQGTLPEIRAQREVGQDASLEDVFLKLVAADVHRQDLSWIG; this is encoded by the coding sequence ATGAGCGTCCGCGACGCCATCGTGGTGGAGGGGCTGACCAAGGTCTTCCGCCAGACGACCGCCGTGGACCGGTTGTCCTTCCGGGTAGGCGGGGGGCGCTTCTTCGGCTTCCTGGGGCCAAACGGCGCCGGCAAGAGCACGACCATCAAGATGCTCACCGGTCTCCTGCGCCCGACCGCGGGCGATGCAGTTCTGGAGGGGATCCGCTTAAGCAAGGACCTGCTGGGGGTGAAGCGGATCATCGGAGTCCTGCCCGAGGAGCTCCCCCTCTACGAAAGGCTGACGGGAGAGGAGTATCTGCACTTCGCGGGGCGGATGTACGGCCTGGGCCGGGCGGAGACCCAGAAGCGCACGGAGGAGCTCCTCGAGTTCTTGAGCCTTACCGAGGACCGCTCCAAGCTGATCGTGGACTACTCGCAGGGCATGAAGAAGAAGCTGGCCCTGGCCGCCGCCCTCATCCACAGCCCGCGGGTCCTGTTCCTGGACGAGCCCCTGAACGGGATCGACCCCGTCTCCGCGCGGGTGGTCACGGACCTCCTGCAGCGGCTGACCCGGAAGGGGGTGACCCTCTTCTTCACCACCCACGTCCTCGACGTGGTGGAGAGGCTCTGCGACGAGGTGGCGATCATCGATCGGGGGCGGATCGTGGCCCAAGGGACTCTCCCGGAGATCCGCGCCCAGCGTGAGGTGGGCCAGGACGCGAGCCTGGAAGACGTCTTCCTCAAACTGGTGGCGGCGGACGTCCACCGCCAGGACCTCTCGTGGATCGGCTGA
- a CDS encoding glycoside hydrolase family 13 protein yields MAKRRGLAGLVGMGLWLAASTRAEAPPGLRAGPPAWAADAVWYQVFPERFHNGDPRNDPRPADLRGAWPHDPIRDWRLSSWTGDWYKLQPWEKANGRDFYYNAQLRRYGGDLQGVIDKLDYLQSLGVTAISLNPIFEAPSLHKYDTTFYHHVDNNFGPDPEGDRLIWATENPLEPSTWKWTAADRLFLRLVQECHRRQMKVILDGVFNHVGLTFWAFRDVRTKQAQSKYTGWFVIDRFDDPRTLADEFDYRGWAGARELPELRKEGDTLAAGPRDHLRAIVKRWGDPNGDGDPADGVDGWRLEVAQKVPHGFWREFRKWVLAINPEAYLTGEVWWEDWSANKMWNPAPWLKGDEFDAVLNYRWADAVKAFFIDRQSPISATEFDERLATLRADGPPPTNLALMNLLDSHDTDRLASQIVNPDRPYGHARGPRDDPSYDVRAPRAEEWRRLRLVAAFQFAYLGAPMVYYGTEAGMWGGEDPDDRKPMVWKELRYEDEATHPLGQARRADPVRFDEELFKYYQSLGHIRATQAPLRRGTFETVLADDARRVYAFVRALEDDRVLAAFNASDREQALELPFPLPARDLLSGRRYKPRGGKTALALPALGAALLASEAGATPLSASPR; encoded by the coding sequence ATGGCGAAGCGTCGGGGGCTTGCCGGCCTGGTCGGGATGGGCCTTTGGCTGGCTGCTTCCACGCGGGCGGAAGCTCCCCCCGGCCTGCGCGCGGGCCCCCCCGCCTGGGCCGCGGACGCCGTCTGGTACCAGGTCTTTCCCGAGCGCTTCCACAACGGCGATCCCCGCAACGACCCCCGCCCCGCGGACCTCCGCGGCGCTTGGCCCCATGACCCCATCCGTGACTGGCGTCTCTCCTCCTGGACCGGGGACTGGTACAAGCTGCAGCCCTGGGAGAAGGCGAACGGGCGGGACTTCTACTACAACGCTCAACTCCGGCGCTACGGCGGGGACCTCCAGGGGGTCATCGACAAGCTGGACTACCTCCAGAGCCTGGGGGTGACCGCGATCTCGCTCAACCCCATCTTCGAGGCGCCCTCCCTCCACAAGTACGACACGACGTTCTACCACCATGTCGACAACAACTTCGGACCCGATCCCGAGGGGGACCGACTGATCTGGGCCACCGAGAACCCGCTTGAACCCTCCACCTGGAAATGGACCGCCGCCGATCGGCTCTTCCTGCGCCTGGTGCAGGAGTGCCACCGGCGACAGATGAAGGTGATCCTGGACGGGGTCTTCAACCACGTGGGCCTCACCTTCTGGGCCTTCCGGGACGTGCGCACGAAGCAGGCGCAGTCGAAGTACACGGGCTGGTTCGTCATCGACCGCTTCGACGATCCCCGGACCCTCGCCGACGAGTTCGACTACCGGGGCTGGGCGGGGGCGCGGGAGCTGCCGGAGCTGCGCAAGGAGGGGGACACCTTGGCCGCGGGACCGCGCGACCACCTCCGGGCCATCGTCAAGCGGTGGGGCGATCCCAACGGGGACGGCGACCCCGCGGACGGGGTGGACGGCTGGCGGTTGGAGGTGGCGCAGAAGGTCCCCCACGGGTTCTGGCGCGAGTTCCGCAAGTGGGTGCTCGCCATCAACCCCGAGGCGTACTTGACGGGCGAGGTCTGGTGGGAGGACTGGTCCGCCAACAAGATGTGGAACCCCGCGCCCTGGCTCAAGGGGGACGAGTTCGACGCGGTATTGAACTACCGGTGGGCGGATGCGGTCAAGGCCTTCTTCATCGATCGTCAGAGTCCGATCAGCGCAACCGAGTTTGACGAGCGCCTGGCCACCCTGCGCGCCGACGGCCCCCCTCCCACCAACCTTGCCCTCATGAATCTGCTCGACAGCCACGACACCGACCGCCTGGCCTCCCAGATCGTGAACCCGGATCGTCCCTACGGGCACGCGCGGGGCCCCCGGGACGATCCCTCCTACGACGTGCGCGCCCCCCGCGCCGAGGAATGGCGTCGGCTCCGCCTGGTGGCGGCCTTCCAGTTCGCCTACCTGGGCGCCCCCATGGTCTATTACGGCACCGAGGCGGGGATGTGGGGTGGGGAGGATCCCGACGATCGCAAGCCCATGGTCTGGAAGGAGCTGCGCTACGAGGACGAAGCGACCCACCCCTTAGGCCAGGCGCGCCGGGCCGACCCCGTGCGCTTCGACGAGGAGCTCTTCAAGTACTACCAGAGCCTCGGTCACATCCGCGCCACCCAGGCCCCCCTGCGCCGGGGCACGTTCGAGACGGTGCTGGCCGACGACGCGCGCCGCGTCTACGCCTTCGTGCGCGCCCTGGAGGACGACCGGGTCCTGGCCGCGTTCAACGCCTCCGATCGCGAGCAGGCGCTGGAGCTGCCCTTTCCCCTGCCCGCGCGCGACCTCCTCTCCGGCCGCCGCTACAAACCGCGGGGGGGCAAGACCGCGCTGGCCCTTCCCGCCCTGGGGGCGGCCCTGCTCGCGTCCGAAGCGGGCGCAACTCCTCTCAGCGCAAGCCCACGTTGA
- a CDS encoding PilZ domain-containing protein, with protein MVEGKRPDRRKEARIALHVPVKVQGRRGDGATWEEMTNSEDASMAGISFRLHESVRIGQALHLAMPLPKRLRRHDLTDPSYHVYGLVRSVGSGNPPRVGLMFLGKHPPRGETSLPSGIFLMPNDPRPDERRRFPRTESRLGLKLRRTSVPGPLVEEQTYAENLSKWGALVKTSLPVAKGEMVEVENLEGTFHTRAEIRNVSIGADGQPRLNLLFLDHPTPEGLLPPEPAP; from the coding sequence ATGGTAGAAGGGAAGCGCCCGGATCGCCGCAAGGAAGCGCGCATCGCGCTGCACGTGCCGGTGAAAGTGCAGGGCCGCAGGGGCGACGGCGCGACCTGGGAAGAGATGACGAACAGCGAAGACGCCTCCATGGCCGGGATCTCATTCCGGCTCCACGAGTCCGTGCGGATCGGCCAGGCCCTTCATCTCGCCATGCCCCTCCCCAAGCGGCTGCGCCGCCATGATCTCACCGACCCCTCCTACCACGTTTACGGGCTGGTGCGGAGCGTGGGCTCGGGCAACCCCCCGCGGGTGGGCCTCATGTTCCTGGGCAAGCACCCGCCGCGGGGGGAGACCTCGCTCCCCAGCGGCATCTTTCTGATGCCGAACGACCCCCGGCCCGACGAGCGCCGGCGCTTCCCCCGGACGGAGTCGCGCCTGGGGCTGAAGCTGCGGCGGACGAGCGTCCCCGGCCCGCTCGTGGAAGAGCAGACCTACGCGGAAAACCTGAGCAAATGGGGGGCCCTCGTGAAGACCTCCCTGCCCGTGGCCAAGGGGGAGATGGTGGAGGTCGAGAACCTGGAGGGCACCTTCCACACCCGGGCGGAGATCCGCAACGTCTCCATCGGCGCCGACGGCCAGCCCCGGCTGAACCTGCTCTTCCTCGACCACCCCACCCCGGAGGGCCTCCTGCCCCCGGAGCCCGCCCCCTAG
- the aroF gene encoding 3-deoxy-7-phosphoheptulonate synthase has translation MVIVMEQTATEEQVQKVIQTLVDVGYDVHRSTGVSHTVLGAVGSPRRSVDPRALELIPGVREVVKISEPYKLVGRTFKAEDTVVDIAGIPVGGPEVIVMAGPCSVETREQVSSVARSVQTSGAKVLRGGAFKPRTSPYSFQGHGEEALRWMRDAADELGLAVVSEVMDVRVIEMMLRYVDCLQVGARNMQNFDLLKELGRVRRPVLLKRGLSATIEEWLLSAEYVLAGGNGQVILCERGIRTFENATRNTLDISAIPVVKKRSHLPILVDPSHGTGRRDKVIPMARAAVAAGADGLLIEVHNEPEKALSDGAQSLYPDQFDRLMGELRVIAPVLGRTLPLAKIPAPSGG, from the coding sequence ATGGTCATCGTGATGGAGCAGACGGCGACGGAGGAGCAAGTTCAGAAAGTCATCCAGACGCTGGTGGACGTGGGCTACGACGTCCACCGGTCCACTGGAGTCAGCCACACCGTGCTAGGGGCGGTGGGTTCCCCCCGCCGGTCGGTGGATCCCCGCGCCCTCGAGCTCATCCCCGGGGTGCGGGAGGTGGTCAAGATCTCCGAACCCTACAAGCTCGTGGGGCGCACGTTCAAGGCCGAGGACACGGTGGTGGACATAGCGGGGATCCCGGTGGGCGGGCCGGAGGTCATCGTGATGGCCGGTCCGTGCTCGGTGGAGACGCGGGAACAGGTTTCGTCCGTGGCCCGCTCGGTGCAGACCTCGGGGGCCAAGGTGCTGCGGGGGGGGGCCTTCAAGCCGCGCACATCGCCCTATTCCTTCCAGGGGCACGGTGAGGAAGCCTTGCGTTGGATGCGGGACGCGGCGGATGAGCTGGGCCTGGCCGTCGTGAGCGAGGTCATGGACGTGCGGGTGATCGAGATGATGCTGCGCTATGTGGACTGCCTGCAGGTGGGGGCGCGCAACATGCAGAATTTCGACCTTCTCAAGGAGCTGGGCCGGGTCCGTCGGCCCGTGCTCCTGAAGCGCGGCCTCTCCGCGACCATCGAGGAGTGGCTGCTTTCCGCGGAGTACGTCCTGGCCGGGGGCAATGGCCAGGTCATCCTTTGCGAGCGCGGCATCCGTACCTTCGAGAACGCGACTCGCAACACCCTCGACATCTCCGCCATCCCGGTGGTCAAGAAGCGGAGCCACTTGCCGATCCTGGTGGACCCCAGCCACGGCACCGGCCGCCGGGACAAGGTCATTCCCATGGCGCGGGCGGCGGTGGCGGCGGGGGCGGACGGGCTGCTCATCGAGGTGCACAACGAGCCCGAGAAGGCCCTCTCCGACGGGGCGCAGAGCCTCTACCCCGACCAGTTCGATCGGCTCATGGGGGAGCTCCGGGTCATCGCTCCCGTCCTGGGACGCACCCTGCCCCTGGCCAAGATCCCGGCCCCGTCGGGCGGCTAG
- the pheA gene encoding chorismate mutase: MAEIEAWRRRIDAIDDQLMGLLNSRSACAVEIGKIKRVLGLPVYSPEREAWILERLMRENPGPLDALAVRRVFERIIDEGRRLERLGGDRRGVPPREDADEGQGGEGPERPD, translated from the coding sequence ATGGCCGAGATCGAAGCCTGGCGCCGTCGGATCGACGCCATAGACGACCAGCTCATGGGGCTGCTCAACAGCCGTTCCGCCTGCGCGGTCGAGATCGGCAAGATCAAGCGGGTGCTGGGCCTGCCCGTCTATTCCCCGGAGCGGGAAGCCTGGATCCTCGAACGCTTGATGCGCGAGAACCCGGGCCCCCTCGATGCGTTGGCGGTGAGGAGGGTCTTCGAGAGGATCATCGACGAAGGCCGGCGACTGGAGCGGCTGGGCGGGGACCGCCGCGGGGTCCCCCCCCGCGAGGACGCCGACGAAGGACAGGGGGGGGAGGGGCCGGAGAGGCCCGACTAA
- the trpA gene encoding tryptophan synthase subunit alpha has product MTRIGERFDRVRRGGGKAFVAFITAGDPSLEATVEAALALEGGGVDVLELGVPFSDPLADGPVIQRASERALARGTTLPAVLQAVRGIRRRSEIPLLLFSYFNSLLRHGLARVVGEACAAGVDGVLVTDLPPEEAGPWLEAARPAGLDTVFLAAPTSPEERLRRVAEASRGFVYAVSRTGVTGERSALSDDARPLVKRIKALTAEPVALGFGISTPEQVAAAAAVADAVVVGSALVRFLEEHPEGDLGGQVRWLKSAI; this is encoded by the coding sequence ATGACCCGCATTGGCGAGCGGTTCGACCGGGTGCGGAGGGGGGGCGGCAAGGCCTTCGTGGCCTTCATCACCGCCGGGGATCCCTCCCTGGAAGCCACCGTCGAGGCCGCGCTGGCCCTGGAGGGAGGGGGCGTCGACGTGCTTGAGCTCGGGGTACCCTTCTCGGACCCCCTCGCGGACGGTCCCGTGATCCAGCGGGCGAGCGAGCGGGCGCTGGCCCGGGGCACCACCCTGCCCGCGGTGCTTCAGGCGGTGCGCGGCATCCGCCGGAGGAGCGAAATCCCCCTGCTTCTCTTCAGCTACTTCAACTCCCTGTTGCGGCACGGGCTCGCCCGCGTGGTGGGCGAGGCCTGCGCGGCGGGAGTGGACGGCGTCCTGGTCACGGACCTCCCCCCGGAAGAAGCCGGCCCTTGGCTGGAGGCGGCCCGGCCCGCCGGCCTCGACACCGTCTTCCTGGCCGCGCCCACCAGCCCGGAGGAGCGGCTCCGCCGGGTGGCGGAGGCCTCGCGCGGGTTCGTATACGCGGTGAGCCGCACAGGGGTCACCGGGGAACGGAGCGCGCTCTCCGATGACGCCCGACCGCTGGTGAAGCGGATCAAGGCCCTGACCGCGGAGCCGGTGGCCTTGGGTTTCGGGATCTCCACCCCCGAGCAGGTGGCGGCCGCGGCCGCGGTCGCGGACGCGGTGGTGGTGGGCAGCGCGCTCGTGCGCTTCCTGGAGGAGCACCCGGAGGGAGACCTCGGGGGGCAGGTGCGATGGCTGAAAAGCGCGATCTAA
- the trpB gene encoding tryptophan synthase subunit beta — MRPDSAGHFGPYGGRYVPETLMEPLRELEAAYAEARRDPAFRRELTERLRDYVGRPTPLGFASRLSERLGCRVYLKREDLCHTGAHKINNALGQALLVKRMGKTRVVAETGAGQHGVATAAVCALLGLECVVYMGTEDMRRQAPNVRRMQLLGAEVRGVDSGARTLKDAINEAMRDWVTNVRHTHYLLGSVLGAHPYPMMVRDFQSVIGDEARAQILAQAGALPDLLVACVGGGSNSIGLFSAFLADEGVEMVGVEAGGRSGAPGDHAARFLAKSASAGVLQGTFTYLLQDGAGNILPTHSVSAGLDYPAVGPEHALLHDEGRVRYTSANDGEALAAFHLLSAMEGILPALESSHALAFVAREAASLRGRLLIVNLSGRGDKDLDILERFPAGGGARATEGGEGRRPPSS; from the coding sequence ATGAGACCGGATTCAGCCGGGCATTTTGGGCCCTACGGCGGGCGCTATGTGCCGGAGACGCTCATGGAGCCGCTGCGCGAGCTGGAGGCGGCATACGCGGAGGCGCGGCGCGATCCTGCCTTCCGCCGGGAGCTGACCGAGCGTCTGCGCGACTACGTGGGCCGGCCCACGCCCTTGGGCTTCGCCTCCCGGCTCTCGGAGCGGCTGGGCTGCCGCGTCTACCTGAAACGGGAGGACCTCTGCCACACCGGAGCCCACAAGATCAACAACGCCCTCGGTCAGGCCCTGCTCGTGAAGCGGATGGGCAAGACCCGGGTGGTGGCGGAGACGGGGGCCGGGCAGCACGGGGTGGCCACGGCCGCGGTCTGCGCGCTCCTGGGACTCGAGTGCGTCGTCTACATGGGTACGGAAGACATGCGCCGCCAGGCCCCCAATGTCCGGCGGATGCAGCTGCTGGGGGCGGAGGTGCGCGGGGTGGACTCCGGCGCGCGAACCCTGAAGGACGCGATCAACGAGGCCATGCGCGACTGGGTGACGAACGTGCGCCACACCCACTACCTGCTGGGCTCGGTGTTGGGCGCCCATCCCTATCCCATGATGGTGCGAGACTTCCAGTCCGTGATCGGGGACGAGGCGCGGGCCCAGATCCTGGCCCAGGCCGGAGCCTTGCCCGACCTGCTCGTGGCCTGCGTGGGGGGCGGCTCGAACTCCATCGGCCTCTTCTCCGCCTTCCTCGCTGACGAGGGCGTGGAGATGGTGGGTGTGGAGGCGGGCGGCCGCTCGGGGGCTCCGGGCGACCACGCGGCGAGATTCCTGGCCAAGAGCGCCTCCGCGGGCGTGCTCCAGGGGACGTTCACTTACCTTCTGCAGGACGGGGCGGGGAACATCCTGCCCACCCACTCCGTTTCCGCGGGACTCGACTATCCCGCGGTCGGACCCGAGCATGCCCTTCTTCACGACGAGGGGCGGGTGCGTTACACGTCGGCCAACGATGGAGAGGCTCTGGCCGCCTTCCACCTGCTCTCGGCCATGGAAGGGATCCTGCCCGCCCTGGAGTCGTCGCACGCCCTGGCCTTTGTCGCGCGCGAGGCCGCTTCCCTGCGCGGCCGGCTCCTGATCGTGAACCTGAGCGGCCGGGGCGACAAGGATCTGGACATTCTGGAGCGCTTCCCCGCCGGGGGCGGCGCGCGGGCGACGGAGGGCGGTGAGGGACGACGCCCCCCCTCGTCATGA
- a CDS encoding phosphoribosylanthranilate isomerase: MTRVLVKICGITSPADARLAVEAGADALGFVFWPGSPRRVDPETARRIGAELPPFVWRVGVFVDADRETLATTADAAGLDLLQLHGDEPPEAFAGLTRRALKALRVGGGFSPEMARPYEGRAAGLLLDTQGGGAPGGTGRSFDWSRAEGLRERMGFLMLAGGLTPENVAEAIAVVRPHAVDVSSGVESAPGRKDPRRVRAFVEAVRRAEG; encoded by the coding sequence GTGACGCGCGTCCTGGTCAAGATCTGCGGCATCACCTCTCCCGCGGACGCGCGGCTCGCGGTGGAGGCGGGAGCGGACGCGCTGGGCTTCGTCTTCTGGCCGGGGAGCCCCCGGCGGGTGGACCCCGAGACCGCCCGCCGGATCGGGGCGGAGCTGCCCCCCTTCGTCTGGCGGGTGGGGGTCTTCGTCGATGCCGACCGGGAGACCCTGGCCACGACCGCGGACGCGGCAGGCCTGGATCTGCTGCAGCTCCACGGAGACGAGCCGCCGGAAGCGTTCGCGGGTCTGACCCGCCGGGCCCTGAAGGCGCTCCGGGTGGGGGGTGGCTTCTCCCCCGAGATGGCCCGGCCTTACGAGGGACGGGCGGCGGGCCTTCTCCTCGACACCCAAGGGGGGGGCGCGCCCGGGGGCACGGGCCGGAGCTTTGATTGGTCGCGGGCGGAGGGTCTTAGGGAGAGGATGGGGTTCCTCATGCTCGCGGGTGGCCTCACCCCCGAGAACGTGGCGGAGGCGATCGCGGTCGTGCGCCCGCACGCGGTCGATGTCTCGAGCGGCGTGGAGTCCGCGCCCGGCCGCAAGGATCCGCGGCGCGTGCGCGCTTTCGTGGAAGCGGTGCGGAGGGCGGAGGGATGA
- the trpC gene encoding indole-3-glycerol phosphate synthase TrpC translates to MSGSVLGEILVRTRARVEERRLRCPLDRLLATAPTPGPPRSFARALARPGEPSLIAEFKRRSPSQGAIREDLAPSTVARAYEAAGAAALSVLTEPEFFGGRLEDLSQARGATSLPTLRKDFVVDPYQVWEARAAGADAVLLIAAALSDPELLGLLGTAAQANLDALVEVHDATELDRALRAQARLVGVNNRDLKTLEVSLETALGLAPRIPDDVLAVAESGIKTGADLRRLGEAGFDAFLVGEHLMRAPDPGSALAALIRAGRAA, encoded by the coding sequence ATGAGCGGGAGCGTACTTGGCGAGATCCTGGTCCGGACCCGGGCCCGCGTGGAGGAGCGCCGGCTCCGCTGCCCCCTCGACCGCCTGCTGGCCACGGCCCCCACCCCGGGGCCGCCCCGTTCCTTCGCCCGCGCCCTCGCGCGCCCCGGCGAGCCCAGCCTTATCGCCGAGTTCAAGCGCCGCTCGCCCTCGCAGGGCGCGATCCGCGAAGACCTCGCACCCTCCACGGTGGCCCGGGCCTACGAGGCGGCCGGGGCGGCTGCCCTCTCCGTCCTCACGGAGCCGGAGTTCTTCGGGGGCCGCCTCGAAGACTTGAGCCAAGCCCGGGGCGCCACCTCCCTTCCCACTCTGCGCAAGGACTTCGTGGTCGATCCCTACCAAGTCTGGGAGGCTCGCGCCGCGGGGGCGGACGCGGTGCTCCTGATCGCGGCCGCCCTCTCCGACCCCGAGCTCCTGGGGCTGCTCGGCACGGCCGCGCAGGCGAACCTGGACGCGCTCGTTGAGGTCCACGACGCCACCGAGCTGGACCGTGCCCTGAGGGCCCAGGCCCGCCTGGTGGGCGTGAACAACCGTGACCTCAAGACCCTGGAGGTTTCGCTCGAGACCGCCCTCGGCCTTGCCCCCCGCATCCCGGACGACGTGCTCGCGGTGGCGGAGAGCGGGATAAAGACCGGCGCCGACCTGAGGCGCCTAGGCGAGGCGGGGTTCGACGCCTTCTTGGTCGGCGAGCATCTCATGCGGGCCCCGGACCCGGGGTCGGCCCTGGCCGCGCTGATCCGGGCGGGGAGGGCGGCGTGA